The Anaerolineae bacterium genome has a segment encoding these proteins:
- a CDS encoding ABC transporter permease, with protein sequence MTRYIVGRLISLLFVLLVVSIITFVLMHSVPGGPFDEEKQRLPPAAKANILRKYGLDQPVWKQYLKYMWNALHFDFGIPYQVPNTTVAQLIADTWKITAQVGAMTIVLSFGLGLIAGMLAAYYQNSWIDNVVTFTAMLGITVPNFVVALWLILIFSVRLKVLPSGGWSEPQHWVIPGVFSKDWILPVLAYSLAPFSLVARYTRASVLESIRADYVRTARAKGLSERVILFRHVLKNSLIPMVTALGPEIPNLLTGSIFIEATFRIPGLGKFFVTSTFNRDYPMIMALVLLIAALWGLTYLLTDIVYTWIDPRVRLGGAAGRGV encoded by the coding sequence ATGACTCGGTACATCGTAGGTCGGCTGATTTCCCTTCTTTTTGTGCTTTTGGTGGTCTCCATCATCACTTTTGTGCTAATGCATTCGGTGCCTGGGGGGCCTTTTGACGAGGAGAAACAACGTCTGCCCCCGGCGGCCAAAGCGAATATCCTGCGCAAGTATGGACTGGATCAGCCGGTGTGGAAGCAATATCTCAAGTATATGTGGAATGCACTGCATTTCGATTTCGGGATCCCGTACCAGGTCCCCAACACTACTGTGGCCCAATTGATCGCCGACACCTGGAAGATCACTGCTCAGGTGGGTGCGATGACGATCGTCTTATCGTTTGGGCTGGGGTTGATCGCAGGCATGTTGGCAGCCTATTATCAGAACTCATGGATTGACAACGTCGTCACGTTTACGGCGATGCTGGGAATCACGGTGCCCAACTTCGTGGTGGCTTTATGGCTGATCCTAATCTTCTCAGTGCGGCTCAAGGTGCTGCCCTCGGGCGGCTGGAGCGAGCCGCAACACTGGGTGATCCCAGGGGTGTTCTCCAAGGACTGGATCCTGCCGGTTCTGGCGTACTCACTAGCCCCTTTCTCGCTGGTGGCCCGTTATACGCGCGCTAGCGTGCTGGAGTCCATCCGCGCCGACTACGTGCGCACGGCCCGCGCTAAGGGGCTTTCCGAACGCGTCATCCTCTTCCGTCACGTGCTCAAAAACTCGCTGATCCCGATGGTGACGGCGCTGGGGCCCGAGATCCCCAACCTGCTCACTGGTTCGATCTTTATCGAAGCGACCTTCCGCATCCCGGGGTTGGGCAAGTTTTTCGTGACGAGCACGTTTAACCGCGATTATCCGATGATCATGGCCTTGGTCTTGCTCATCGCGGCCCTGTGGGGGCTGACCTATCTGCTGACCGACATCGTATACACTTGGATTGACCCACGGGTGCGATTAGGCGGGGCCGCCGGGAGAGGTGTGTGA
- a CDS encoding DUF393 domain-containing protein yields the protein MGDPTAGRLTLIFDGSCGFCTWAARWVQRLDRHNRVLIVPFQKPGIPEQAGLTREQCEEAAWAVEPDGTQHRGAAAILAALAWGLGFPPLQHLYDLPVIRPIADALYAWVSVSRRWLPGIIPYCEQHPEECR from the coding sequence ATGGGTGATCCTACGGCAGGGCGGCTAACGCTGATCTTCGATGGGAGCTGTGGCTTTTGCACGTGGGCCGCTCGGTGGGTGCAGCGTCTTGACCGTCATAATCGCGTGCTGATCGTTCCATTCCAGAAGCCCGGTATCCCTGAGCAGGCCGGCCTTACACGCGAGCAGTGCGAGGAGGCCGCCTGGGCTGTGGAGCCAGATGGCACCCAGCATCGTGGGGCAGCAGCCATCCTTGCGGCGCTGGCGTGGGGGCTAGGCTTTCCACCGTTACAGCACCTATATGATTTGCCAGTCATCCGACCGATAGCAGATGCCCTCTACGCGTGGGTCTCTGTCAGCCGAAGGTGGCTTCCGGGCATCATCCCCTATTGCGAGCAACACCCAGAGGAATGCCGCTAG
- a CDS encoding HNH endonuclease — MQSVLVLNASYEPLSIISLKRAVILLLKEKAEIIEAAEAVLRSEHIELPVPLVIRLVYYVRIPRRLGLPLSRRTVMARDQYTCQYCGAQPGRAELTLDHVVPRSLGGETIWENVVTACRPCNQRKGNRLPAQAGLRLRSEPRRPQYVALAFMGESTQHHVWRKYLG, encoded by the coding sequence ATGCAAAGCGTCCTGGTTCTCAACGCGAGCTATGAACCCCTCAGCATCATCTCTCTGAAGCGGGCCGTCATCCTCCTGTTGAAGGAGAAAGCCGAGATCATCGAGGCTGCCGAAGCGGTGCTCCGTTCTGAGCACATCGAGTTGCCTGTCCCGTTGGTGATCCGGCTGGTCTACTACGTGCGTATCCCCCGTCGCCTAGGGCTGCCGCTTTCCCGCCGCACGGTGATGGCGCGCGATCAATACACGTGCCAATATTGCGGGGCGCAGCCAGGGCGGGCAGAGCTGACGCTGGATCACGTAGTCCCTCGCTCGCTGGGTGGGGAGACCATATGGGAGAATGTGGTCACCGCCTGTCGGCCATGTAACCAGCGCAAGGGGAATCGGCTGCCGGCTCAGGCTGGTTTGCGCTTGCGCAGCGAGCCGCGGCGGCCTCAATATGTGGCGCTGGCCTTCATGGGCGAGTCCACGCAGCACCATGTGTGGAGAAAGTATCTCGGTTAG
- a CDS encoding DUF4058 family protein yields the protein MRGGEVVTVISRQAYCRIPVSRSYRRPRADLYIFSVREPIPIFRLHLRRGYGEPLVDLGRLLYELYDRAGL from the coding sequence ATGCGCGGCGGCGAAGTAGTGACGGTCATCAGCCGGCAAGCCTATTGCCGCATCCCAGTGAGCCGAAGCTACCGTCGCCCGCGCGCTGACTTGTACATCTTCAGTGTCCGAGAGCCGATCCCTATCTTCAGACTACACCTGCGTCGTGGATACGGGGAGCCTCTGGTGGACCTAGGCCGGCTGCTGTACGAGTTGTACGATCGCGCCGGCTTATGA
- a CDS encoding ABC transporter permease, with product MAQSTTQVAVISLTPAAPALRHRSLWRDAARRFFKNRLAILGLAIVLCFLFLAIFADWLAPYPYDKVHFDKVLLFPFVDPNFPLGTDEVGRDYLSRLIYGARTSMTVGISVQLIALSIGVPLGALAGFRGGRTDFLISRLIDVMTAFPGLLFAIFLITVFGGGLEKVILILGVTSWLGIARLMRGQLLSLREKEYIEAARCIGASEWRIIWRHLLPNAISPLLVAVSFGIPAAIFGEAGLSFLGIGINDPLPSWGKMVGVSSAYVRVYWHLALFPTILIALTMLGFTFMGDGLRDALDPRLVE from the coding sequence ATGGCGCAGAGTACCACCCAAGTCGCTGTGATCTCTCTGACACCGGCCGCGCCCGCACTGCGACATCGCAGCCTGTGGCGAGATGCTGCTCGTCGCTTCTTCAAAAATCGTCTAGCCATCCTGGGGCTGGCGATCGTTCTTTGCTTTCTGTTCCTGGCTATCTTCGCCGATTGGCTGGCACCGTATCCATATGATAAAGTACACTTTGATAAAGTGCTGCTGTTCCCCTTTGTGGATCCCAATTTCCCATTGGGCACGGACGAGGTGGGGCGTGATTACCTGAGCCGGCTCATCTACGGCGCCCGCACATCCATGACAGTAGGAATCTCCGTTCAGCTAATTGCGCTCAGCATCGGCGTGCCTTTAGGAGCGCTGGCTGGCTTTCGCGGAGGCCGTACGGACTTCCTGATCTCTCGCTTGATTGATGTGATGACGGCCTTTCCAGGGCTTCTCTTCGCCATCTTCTTGATCACGGTCTTCGGCGGGGGCCTGGAGAAGGTGATCTTGATCCTTGGTGTGACGAGCTGGCTGGGGATCGCACGCCTAATGCGAGGGCAATTGCTCTCCTTGCGAGAGAAGGAGTACATAGAGGCAGCACGCTGTATTGGCGCTTCAGAATGGCGCATCATCTGGAGGCATCTGCTTCCTAACGCTATCTCTCCACTGTTGGTTGCTGTGAGTTTCGGCATTCCGGCGGCGATCTTCGGGGAGGCAGGTTTGAGCTTCTTGGGCATTGGGATCAATGATCCACTGCCCAGTTGGGGTAAGATGGTAGGGGTGAGCAGTGCTTATGTCCGTGTGTATTGGCATCTGGCCCTCTTCCCTACGATTCTGATCGCACTGACCATGCTCGGGTTCACCTTCATGGGCGATGGATTGCGCGATGCCTTAGATCCGCGATTAGTCGAGTGA
- a CDS encoding CehA/McbA family metallohydrolase: MSSIPPFGLPGVWLRGNLHTHTTVSDGKVSLEGAVGWFATHGYDFLAITDHDQVVSFSTEGWPLTLISGAEISAFRNGVEYHIVALGISEMPLPPGGDPQIIIDAINAAGGLAFVAHPYWHDHSLEDLLFLRGHAGIEIFNAGCWLEIQKGHSLVHWDLLLRRGQRIWGFAVDDCHWEYPDHGKGWVMVRAQENTPRAILSALRAGHFYCSMGPQVYDVALDGREVTVRCAPVRSVYVTGNYNYCPNAVHAWDGQPLTEVTVQLHRQQEYFRIEVVDFEGRSAWTQPVWVGSPR, encoded by the coding sequence ATGTCGTCCATTCCGCCTTTTGGCCTCCCCGGTGTATGGTTGAGAGGCAATTTACACACCCATACCACTGTATCGGACGGTAAGGTCAGCCTAGAGGGAGCGGTGGGATGGTTCGCAACGCACGGCTATGACTTCCTAGCCATTACGGATCATGACCAGGTGGTATCGTTCTCGACTGAGGGCTGGCCGTTGACTCTGATCTCAGGTGCTGAGATCAGCGCATTTCGCAACGGGGTAGAGTATCACATTGTCGCTCTAGGCATTAGCGAAATGCCGTTACCCCCAGGTGGGGATCCACAGATTATCATCGACGCGATTAACGCGGCTGGTGGCTTAGCGTTTGTGGCTCATCCATATTGGCATGACCACTCGCTAGAGGATCTGTTGTTTCTGCGTGGGCACGCCGGGATTGAAATCTTTAACGCTGGCTGTTGGCTGGAGATCCAAAAGGGACACTCGTTGGTACATTGGGACTTGTTACTCCGGCGTGGCCAGCGCATTTGGGGCTTCGCTGTGGATGATTGCCACTGGGAGTATCCGGATCATGGCAAGGGATGGGTGATGGTCCGGGCACAGGAGAATACGCCCAGGGCCATCCTCTCCGCCTTGCGAGCCGGACATTTCTACTGCAGCATGGGCCCACAAGTCTACGATGTAGCACTAGATGGGCGGGAAGTCACCGTACGATGTGCGCCGGTCCGCTCCGTGTATGTGACGGGCAATTATAATTATTGCCCAAACGCCGTACATGCCTGGGATGGCCAGCCCCTCACTGAGGTGACGGTGCAACTGCACCGCCAACAGGAGTATTTCCGCATCGAGGTGGTGGATTTCGAAGGACGTTCGGCCTGGACACAGCCAGTATGGGTGGGCTCACCGCGGTGA
- a CDS encoding glycoside hydrolase family 32 protein, with product MNDPHRPCYHFLPPAHWMNDPNGLIQWKGKYHLFYQHNPVAATWGLMHWGHAVSEDLVHWRHLPIALAPTPGGPDQDGCWSGCAVDDRGTATLIYTGVREGNQRPCLAISRDDDLLTWEKYVGNPVIAAPPAGLEVVGFRDHSVWQEGDIWYQLVGSGIQGVGGTVLLYRSPDLRRWEYLGPLCIGRREETGEMWECPDFFSLGDKHVLIVSPIPLRKAIYFIGTYADHKFTPEVQGTVDWGGHFYAPQSFWDDQRRRILFGWLWEGRSSEACQAAGWAGVMSLPRVLSLRSDGRLSQVPAPEIEGLRKQHWRFEGVEVSPASADILSDVQGDALEILAEFEFGDAAEFGIRVCRSPDGAEQTEIVCDRPRSQLVVSRERSSLDPAAHRDTFAAPLKLAVNERLTLRIFLDRSVVEVFADDQACLASRIYPTRADSLGLGLFARNGSVRLKSLDVWEMGSISR from the coding sequence ATGAACGATCCTCATCGCCCATGCTATCACTTTCTTCCGCCGGCTCACTGGATGAACGATCCGAATGGGCTGATCCAGTGGAAAGGAAAATACCACCTCTTCTACCAGCATAACCCCGTTGCCGCCACCTGGGGCCTGATGCACTGGGGCCACGCTGTGAGTGAGGACCTGGTGCACTGGCGACATCTCCCGATCGCCCTTGCTCCGACACCCGGTGGCCCGGATCAGGACGGTTGCTGGTCAGGCTGCGCTGTGGACGATCGCGGCACGGCGACTCTGATCTACACGGGTGTGCGTGAGGGAAACCAACGACCTTGCCTCGCTATAAGCAGGGATGATGACCTGCTCACGTGGGAGAAGTATGTCGGCAACCCGGTGATCGCCGCTCCTCCAGCAGGGCTAGAGGTGGTCGGCTTTCGCGACCACAGCGTGTGGCAGGAAGGGGACATCTGGTACCAGCTCGTCGGCTCAGGCATCCAGGGCGTCGGAGGTACCGTGCTGCTCTATCGCTCCCCGGACCTGCGACGTTGGGAATACCTAGGCCCGCTGTGCATCGGCCGCCGAGAGGAAACCGGCGAGATGTGGGAGTGCCCGGATTTCTTCTCGCTGGGCGACAAACATGTACTGATCGTCTCGCCGATTCCCCTCCGCAAGGCGATCTACTTCATCGGCACGTACGCCGATCACAAGTTCACTCCAGAAGTTCAAGGCACTGTGGATTGGGGTGGACACTTCTACGCCCCACAATCGTTCTGGGACGATCAGCGCCGCCGCATCCTGTTCGGCTGGCTGTGGGAAGGGCGCAGTAGTGAGGCGTGTCAGGCAGCCGGCTGGGCCGGCGTGATGTCGTTGCCGCGGGTGCTGTCCCTACGCTCGGATGGCCGGCTGAGCCAGGTTCCAGCGCCGGAAATAGAGGGCCTACGGAAACAGCACTGGCGCTTCGAAGGCGTTGAGGTATCGCCGGCCTCTGCGGACATCTTAAGCGACGTCCAGGGAGATGCGTTGGAGATCCTCGCTGAATTCGAATTCGGTGATGCCGCCGAGTTCGGGATCCGGGTGTGCCGTTCGCCCGACGGGGCCGAACAGACGGAGATCGTCTGCGATCGTCCGAGAAGTCAGCTGGTTGTGAGCCGAGAGCGGTCAAGTCTGGACCCTGCGGCTCATCGAGATACTTTCGCCGCCCCGCTCAAGCTCGCCGTGAACGAGAGGCTGACCCTGCGCATCTTCCTAGATCGTTCCGTAGTGGAAGTGTTCGCAGACGATCAGGCCTGTCTCGCCAGTCGGATCTACCCCACTCGGGCTGATAGCCTGGGCCTTGGTTTGTTCGCGCGGAATGGCAGCGTCAGGCTGAAGTCACTGGACGTCTGGGAGATGGGTTCGATCTCTAGATAG
- a CDS encoding cytochrome c, whose product MKDKPFLRRGLILIWILIILLLPTCGRRQEASPAAKSPTAPLAVTPLQAKFEQPTTMITVVATTTPTPKPVVDLERGKQLYESKGCSGCHGVQGEGVPGKAKGLAGTSLTEQEFTDILRTGGSGKLGNEHIFGPQKISPSGVKAIYAYIRSLSQR is encoded by the coding sequence ATGAAAGATAAGCCATTTTTAAGGAGAGGGCTGATTCTGATCTGGATCTTGATCATACTCTTGCTGCCCACTTGTGGCCGGCGGCAGGAGGCTTCCCCTGCAGCGAAGAGCCCTACTGCCCCCTTGGCAGTCACGCCCTTGCAAGCGAAGTTTGAGCAGCCTACCACGATGATCACAGTGGTAGCTACGACAACCCCCACTCCGAAACCAGTGGTAGATTTAGAGCGGGGGAAGCAGCTTTACGAGTCTAAGGGATGCTCAGGATGCCACGGCGTGCAGGGGGAAGGGGTACCTGGCAAGGCAAAGGGGCTGGCGGGAACTTCTCTGACTGAGCAGGAGTTCACAGATATCCTGCGCACCGGCGGATCAGGCAAGCTGGGGAATGAGCACATCTTCGGCCCTCAGAAGATCAGCCCCTCTGGGGTGAAGGCGATCTATGCCTATATCCGGTCGCTCTCGCAGCGCTAA
- a CDS encoding DUF5110 domain-containing protein: protein MKTASVSGSIPVIGGALIEVDDALLEMRFVAANVLRVRLAPGGEFREEETFTLAHEPMPYAAATFIATDAAITITTGELRAEIIRHPFTLRLLDAQGRLIAATPADVPAIEWDGARRVQRLALPPGVGVYGLGQGAFSRLNLRGLERRMWQEWNGFRHSGNAGIPLMLTTAGYGLLLNSSWPSRWVIGEGEPAPAPMRPEWAPCPWPHGEPSGEGHPERLTILLDGGELDIFFLYGPDFDRILASYTMLTGQPSLPPRWALGLIQCKNRYRSAEELTYIAREYRRRGLPCDVLVIDWHWFEHFGDLAWVEKDWPDPAATMRELREMGFRVMQAQHPFVEKRARTFHEFHRRGFLVDIPNDHRMLYDHSNPQARAAWWTRFRPIWRQGIRAFWTDMGEAEIHPIGAQHFLGSRERVHNVYSLLWSKGLYENQRRESDLRVCALARTAWAGIPRYGTLMWSGDIATEWEVLRDQVVVGQEVCLSGQPYWTTDIGGFFTTTGFSPELYVRWFEWGTFCPIFRTHGTRPGNEPWTFGPQVEAICARYIRLRYRLLPYIYACARRTYESGQPFMRAMVMDFGDDAQAVAAEHQFTFGPALLVAPVVKLGARQREVYLPRGIWYDFWTDERLEGGRWVTVEAPLDTIPLFVRGGSLVPMGPEVLFADQRPLDEITLHIYPGGDAAFELYEDDGDTFAFERGAYAKTQLLYSDGAMRRVTITAARGQLDGLPATRTWTLAFHDSHPPALVQVGDLVLTEGAGWTYDAAARTLTVHLGQHPTNEAVTVTVVAQTVSLAAPVLPPELEVEVGPAAEPGRWRVRAYVRNPLRNPDLTADFALTAPPGWQAQPTSQRRPRATGGGIADAWWELTPEPGPTVCAPTVEATARVILGDETITLHGQALLTHAYASSWLVVGPFPNGGKGFEIAYPPEQGVDPQAVMIGRDGEVRWRPLDLHDSFGYVDFTALLSPGVLQPVRDAVAYAACRVWSPDERIVWAELLGEEQLKLWCNGSLVLASERPRLTEPQREPVKLQIGWNTVLVKATRGPQEEFSGRMFGFYFRFVDEAGVPVKELRYTSWQ, encoded by the coding sequence ATGAAGACCGCGAGCGTCTCTGGAAGCATCCCTGTAATTGGCGGCGCGCTAATAGAAGTGGATGACGCGTTGTTGGAGATGCGTTTTGTCGCTGCCAATGTGTTGCGCGTCCGCCTGGCCCCTGGCGGCGAGTTTCGCGAGGAGGAGACGTTCACCCTGGCCCATGAGCCGATGCCGTACGCTGCGGCCACCTTTATCGCCACCGATGCGGCCATCACTATCACCACTGGCGAGCTACGGGCGGAGATCATCCGTCATCCCTTCACGCTGCGTCTGCTGGATGCGCAGGGCCGCCTGATCGCCGCCACGCCAGCCGATGTGCCCGCCATTGAATGGGACGGCGCCCGACGCGTGCAACGGTTGGCTTTGCCGCCAGGCGTGGGCGTCTATGGCCTGGGCCAAGGGGCGTTTTCCCGTTTGAACCTGCGCGGCCTCGAACGGCGCATGTGGCAAGAATGGAACGGCTTCCGCCACAGTGGGAACGCTGGCATCCCTCTAATGCTGACCACTGCGGGCTACGGCCTGCTGTTGAACTCGTCCTGGCCATCCCGCTGGGTGATCGGTGAGGGAGAGCCGGCACCGGCTCCGATGCGCCCTGAGTGGGCTCCCTGCCCCTGGCCTCACGGTGAGCCCTCCGGCGAAGGACATCCTGAGCGCTTGACGATCCTTCTCGACGGCGGCGAGCTGGACATCTTCTTCCTATATGGGCCGGACTTTGATCGCATTCTGGCGAGCTACACGATGCTTACCGGCCAGCCGTCCCTGCCGCCACGCTGGGCGCTGGGGCTGATCCAATGCAAAAACCGCTACCGCAGCGCAGAGGAGCTGACTTATATCGCTCGCGAGTATCGCCGGCGCGGCCTCCCGTGCGATGTGCTAGTAATTGACTGGCACTGGTTCGAGCATTTCGGCGACTTGGCTTGGGTAGAAAAGGACTGGCCTGATCCAGCGGCGACCATGCGCGAGTTGCGCGAGATGGGCTTTCGCGTCATGCAGGCCCAACACCCATTCGTTGAGAAGCGAGCGCGTACATTTCACGAGTTTCACCGCCGTGGCTTTCTGGTGGACATCCCCAATGATCATCGCATGTTGTATGATCACTCGAACCCACAGGCCCGGGCCGCCTGGTGGACACGCTTCCGCCCTATCTGGCGGCAGGGCATTCGCGCCTTCTGGACCGACATGGGCGAGGCGGAGATCCATCCGATTGGCGCGCAGCACTTCTTAGGCTCTCGTGAGCGCGTCCACAACGTCTACTCACTGCTGTGGTCGAAGGGGCTGTACGAGAACCAGCGGCGGGAGAGCGACCTGCGTGTGTGCGCGCTGGCCCGCACCGCCTGGGCCGGTATTCCTCGCTACGGCACCCTTATGTGGTCCGGCGACATCGCCACTGAGTGGGAGGTGCTGCGCGATCAGGTCGTCGTCGGCCAGGAGGTCTGCCTGTCCGGCCAGCCGTACTGGACCACCGATATCGGCGGTTTCTTTACAACGACGGGTTTCAGCCCCGAACTGTACGTTCGCTGGTTCGAGTGGGGGACCTTTTGCCCGATCTTCCGCACCCACGGGACACGGCCGGGCAACGAGCCATGGACCTTTGGACCACAGGTCGAGGCCATCTGCGCCCGCTACATCCGACTCCGTTACCGGCTGCTGCCATATATCTACGCCTGCGCCCGTCGGACCTATGAGAGCGGCCAGCCCTTCATGCGGGCGATGGTAATGGACTTCGGCGATGACGCTCAAGCCGTGGCCGCCGAGCATCAATTCACCTTCGGGCCAGCCTTGCTCGTCGCCCCGGTGGTCAAACTTGGCGCTCGTCAACGGGAGGTGTATCTGCCCCGGGGCATCTGGTATGATTTCTGGACCGACGAGCGGCTAGAAGGGGGCCGTTGGGTGACCGTGGAAGCGCCGCTCGATACGATCCCGCTCTTCGTGCGCGGGGGCAGCTTGGTTCCCATGGGGCCAGAGGTGCTCTTCGCCGATCAGCGACCTCTTGATGAGATCACTCTGCACATCTACCCCGGTGGTGATGCGGCTTTTGAGCTGTATGAGGACGATGGCGACACCTTCGCCTTTGAGCGCGGCGCCTATGCCAAAACGCAGCTCCTCTACAGCGATGGGGCGATGCGGCGGGTGACGATCACGGCCGCGCGAGGTCAGTTGGACGGCTTGCCAGCCACGCGAACGTGGACCCTGGCCTTTCACGACAGCCATCCGCCTGCCCTCGTGCAGGTAGGTGATCTCGTCCTGACCGAGGGCGCGGGCTGGACTTACGACGCGGCCGCGCGCACCCTCACGGTTCACTTGGGCCAGCACCCAACGAACGAAGCCGTCACCGTGACGGTAGTAGCGCAGACGGTGTCGCTTGCGGCGCCTGTGCTACCACCTGAATTGGAAGTGGAAGTGGGACCGGCTGCCGAGCCTGGACGATGGCGGGTAAGGGCGTACGTGCGCAATCCGCTGCGCAATCCAGATCTGACGGCCGATTTCGCGCTGACAGCGCCGCCGGGCTGGCAGGCCCAGCCGACAAGCCAGAGGCGTCCCAGGGCGACAGGAGGTGGCATCGCCGATGCCTGGTGGGAGCTAACCCCGGAGCCAGGCCCTACCGTGTGCGCGCCGACCGTCGAGGCTACGGCCCGCGTCATCCTGGGCGATGAGACGATCACGCTGCACGGCCAGGCACTCCTGACCCATGCCTATGCCTCGTCCTGGCTGGTGGTCGGGCCCTTCCCCAACGGCGGCAAAGGCTTCGAGATCGCTTATCCGCCGGAGCAGGGAGTGGATCCCCAGGCGGTGATGATCGGCAGAGATGGCGAGGTGCGCTGGCGGCCTCTCGATCTGCACGATAGCTTTGGCTACGTGGACTTCACCGCGCTGCTGTCGCCAGGGGTCTTGCAGCCAGTGAGGGATGCAGTAGCCTATGCGGCGTGCAGGGTTTGGTCGCCGGATGAGCGGATCGTTTGGGCGGAGCTCTTAGGCGAGGAACAGCTCAAGCTGTGGTGCAATGGCTCACTGGTGCTCGCTTCCGAGAGGCCGCGCTTAACAGAGCCGCAACGCGAGCCGGTGAAGCTTCAAATAGGATGGAATACAGTGTTGGTCAAGGCTACCCGGGGCCCGCAGGAGGAGTTCAGCGGACGGATGTTCGGCTTTTATTTCCGCTTCGTGGATGAGGCCGGCGTGCCAGTAAAAGAGCTCCGCTATACCTCATGGCAATAG
- a CDS encoding OsmC family protein, producing MKRNNVSLENLERTLETFRADPAQARKTNRVEGVWNLEAGQPQFTARLAFEGGQLTLEADQPTAQGGGGSRPGPMLYCLYGLASCYTATFATVAAMMGVELKGLRVIAESDVNFAPVFGLAEAPIIEGVRLTLHVESDAPRERLEEIERLAIQRCPGVYCIAHAIPFETRLNYQEE from the coding sequence ATGAAGCGGAATAACGTATCCCTAGAGAACCTAGAGCGCACCTTGGAGACTTTTCGGGCGGATCCCGCTCAGGCGCGCAAGACCAATCGGGTGGAGGGTGTCTGGAACCTAGAGGCGGGACAGCCCCAGTTTACAGCTCGCTTAGCCTTTGAGGGCGGGCAGCTAACCCTGGAAGCGGATCAGCCCACGGCGCAGGGTGGAGGTGGGTCGCGGCCTGGCCCTATGCTCTATTGCCTTTACGGGCTAGCCTCCTGTTATACTGCCACCTTTGCTACTGTGGCGGCCATGATGGGTGTGGAACTGAAGGGCCTGCGCGTCATCGCTGAGAGCGATGTGAACTTCGCTCCCGTTTTCGGTTTGGCTGAGGCACCTATCATTGAAGGGGTACGCCTGACCTTGCACGTGGAGAGCGATGCGCCGCGAGAGCGGCTCGAGGAGATAGAGCGATTGGCCATTCAGCGCTGCCCAGGCGTCTACTGTATAGCCCACGCCATCCCCTTCGAGACGCGGCTGAATTACCAGGAAGAGTGA
- a CDS encoding YnfA family protein — translation MEILRSLFYFVLAGLCEIGGGYLVWLWLREGKSILFALLGAVVLVLYGVIPTLQPANFGRVYAAYGGIFVVLSILWGWKIDKNTPDAFDLLGGLIALTGVFVIMYWPRR, via the coding sequence ATGGAGATTCTAAGATCGCTTTTCTACTTCGTATTAGCAGGCCTATGTGAAATCGGCGGTGGATATCTGGTGTGGCTTTGGCTTCGGGAAGGGAAGAGCATTTTGTTCGCTCTCCTAGGGGCGGTCGTGCTAGTGCTTTATGGCGTCATCCCAACCCTACAGCCGGCCAATTTTGGACGCGTGTATGCGGCGTATGGTGGGATTTTTGTAGTTCTGTCCATCCTCTGGGGCTGGAAGATTGATAAGAATACGCCAGACGCGTTTGACCTGCTCGGTGGTCTTATTGCCCTAACCGGTGTCTTTGTGATTATGTACTGGCCGAGACGTTGA